Proteins found in one Triticum aestivum cultivar Chinese Spring chromosome 4D, IWGSC CS RefSeq v2.1, whole genome shotgun sequence genomic segment:
- the LOC123097815 gene encoding mitogen-activated protein kinase 5, with the protein MDGAPVAEFRPTMTHGGRFLLYNIFGNQFEITAKYQPPIMPIGRGAYGIVCSVMNFETREMVAIKKIANAFDNNMDAKRTLREIKLLRHLDHENIVGLRDVIPPATPQSFNDVYIATELMDTDLHHIIRSNQELSEEHCQYFLYQLLRGLKYIHSANVIHRDLKPSNLLLNANCDLKICDFGLARPSSESDMMTEYVVTRWYRAPELLLNSTDYSAAIDVWSVGCIFMELINRAPLFPGRDHMHQMRLITEVIGTPTDDDLGFIRNEDARRYMRHLPQFPRRSFPGQFPKVQPAALDLIERMLTFNPLQRITVEEALEHPYLERLHDVADEPICTDPFSFDFEQHPLTEDQMKQLIFNEALELNPNFRY; encoded by the exons ATGGACGGCGCTCCGGTGGCCGAGTTCCGGCCGACGATGACGCACGGCGGCCGCTTCCTCCTCTACAACATATTCGGCAACCAGTTCGAGATCACGGCCAAGTACCAGCCGCCGATCATGCCCATCGGCCGCGGCGCCTACGGGATCGTCTG CTCGGTGATGAACTTCGAGACGAGGGAGATGGTGGCAATCAAGAAGATCGCAAACGCTTTCGACAACAACATGGACGCCAAGCGCACGCTCCGGGAGATCAAGCTCCTGAGGCACCTCGACCACGAGAAC ATAGTAGGCCTCCGAGATGTGATCCCGCCGGCGACCCCGCAGTCCTTCAACGACGTCTACATCGCCACCGAGCTCATGGACACGGacctccaccacatcatccgctccAACCAAGAACTCTCGGAAGAACACTGCCAG TACTTCCTGTACCAGCTGCTGCGCGGCCTCAAGTACATCCACTCGGCGAACGTGATCCACCGCGACCTCAAGCCGAGCAACCTGCTGCTGAACGCCAACTGCGACCTCAAGATCTGCGACTTCGGCCTGGCGCGGCCGTCGTCCGAGAGCGACATGATGACGGAGTACGTGGTCACGCGGTGGTACCGGGCCCCGGAGCTGCTGCTCAACTCCACCGACTACTCCGCGGCCATCGACGTCTGGTCCGTCGGCTGCATCTTCATGGAGCTCATCAACCGCGCGCCGCTCTTCCCGGGGAGGGACCACATGCACCAGATGCGGCTCATCACGGAGGTGATCGGCACCCCCACCGACGACGACCTGGGCTTCATCCGGAACGAGGACGCCAGGAGGTACATGAGGCACCTGCCGCAGTTCCCTCGCCGGTCCTTCCCGGGACAGTTCCCCAAGGTGCAGCCCGCCGCGCTGGACCTCATCGAGAGGATGCTCACCTTCAACCCGCTGCAGAGGATCACAG TTGAAGAGGCGCTGGAGCACCCATACCTAGAGCGGCTTCACGACGTCGCCGACGAGCCCATCTGCACGGACCCCTTCTCCTTCGACTTCGAACAGCACCCACTGACGGAAGACCAGATGAAGCAGCTCATATTCAACGAAGCCCTGGAGTTGAACCCCAACTTCCGATACTAG